AACAGAACAGCGGAATATGTTGACACTCTTCAAATATGTGATAAGAATTATTCTCAAAATCCACTGAGCTGAATGAGAGACACTCTGAGACACATAACACAAGGCATTTGAATAGAAATGATTGATtgatcaaaacaataaaaaaaagtttaaagggatactgtcatatttttatggtgtagtttttatttctaaattaatttctaaattaatattggtgtgtaggtgcatctcagctcattttgcctggtcatgtgatttcagaaagagccagcactttaggatggaactgctttctggcaggctgttgtttctcctactcaatgtaactgaatgtgtctcagtgggacctggattttactattgagtgctgttcttagatctaccagggagctgttctcttcccattgttctgttgttaggctgctggggggggtgatatcacgccaacttgcagtggagcagtaaagagtgactgaagtttatcagagtcacatgtctgtgggcacctgggaaactgacaatatgtctagacccatgtcagatttcaaaattaaatataaaaaaatccatctgcagatttcagtgcagaagtctgctggcgcagcactatcaactgatgcattttgagaaaacaatatccctttaaataactgttAGTTCCATTTTATGTCACTTGCCTGTTTCTgctcaaaagaaagaaaaaagtttaaaCCCAGAGAAGTCCCTTACCTGTCTCATAATAATCATAGACTTTAATAGTGGCCGGCTTTAGATTCTTCACCACAATGTCTTGTTCCACCATGAAGGAGAGATGGAGAGGCTCATGTCGCAGCTGGAGGAAAGTGAGAGAGACACCAAAATCTCATGTTGCACTTCTTAAGAAATTAACTGAGCATCGTTTGAGAGTCATAAAGGCTCTTTTATGACAAGCACAATATTGTATCCATTAGAATGCACCTGCTTAAAGGAGCACATTGCACCTCGCTTATGGTGCTCtaacccagtggtccccaaccagtagctcgtgagcaacatgtttcttaccaatcccttggattttgctcccagtggcctcaaagcaggtgcgtttgtaggcaagttttaattgcataaaaactaagtatagtgccaagtagagcctcctgtaggctgccagaccacatggggctaccaaatagccgatcacagcccatatttggcacccccgtTACTTTTTCacgcttatgttgctctccaacggtttttacatttgaatgtggctcacaggtagaaaaggttgaggacccctgctctagactaTAGGGGATGCATTTTATGGTTATGGAATAATGTACAAGCGAGGAGTGGATGCACATGTCATACCCACATGCCAACACGTACATGGAAAGTGCACCCAAATGGCATCTATTCACCCTCAAGCACAGATCTTTCTGCCTCAAGAATAGAATGCAAAGTTTGCTGACCTAGGGCTCAATTACACTGGAAAACTTCTTCTTTGGCCTAAGCAGACATCAGCAGGCAGGACAAAAGCCAGACCAGGTGAGAAGCTGTACCTTGTTAGGGTTCGAAGGCGAATTAAGAGATTCATATCAACTCACTTTAGGAGTGAGAGATAGCCAGGCTAGCCAACAAGAACAGTTTGGTGTCTGGCAAGGAAAGTGATTTTGGGTAGAGCCTCAGGCGATTGTGCTCAAGTTAGGGATCATATTGGTCAAGAGCACCTATGGGAGCTATAGTGAGACAACATGGGAATCGCTTATGCACTATATGCTGGACACATCAGAGAAGTAGCGGAAAGCTAAATTGGGAGACACGACCCCCTCAATGGCTAATGGCATTCTGCTAGTTCATTTCCTGCATGAGACGAGCGCTGGAGGTTTCTGGAGAGGGATTGCTGTGCTTGTGTGAGGATGTGAGAAGATCAGTTGGAGAAATGCTTATTTGTGTAACTAATGTACTCTGGTTCCAGCTTCCAGTGCTCCAGTCTGTACCTGTTATACCTGTGAAAAGCTGCTTAATAAAGTCTGTACCTTGGTTCATTGAATTATGTGGTCTGATGTTGTCTACTTTCTACACCAAACACCTCCACTATCAACCTCCCTGAGACAGGAGTCTATCACCTACAGGTTGTCCCTTTACAAGCCTACCTGTGTAGCAACTACATATTTATACTGAGCACTACAACTCTCACACCAATATGAAACTTATATAGAGTAGTTCACTCTACTATTCATTTGACAGCAGAGGCATTAGACACACAGAGAAAGACAATGGACTCCAAAGTGACTCACCTCATCTAAGTATAATGTCACCATGTCTGTCTGAATCTCACTCCGCTTTATGGTTTTGCTCTTCTCCAGCTGTGAAAAGGAACCCAAGTCTGAGAGCAAAGTCCAATAACACACACATAATGGATTCTTACGGTCTCTCTGGCACTAGTAATTCACTTTGTCTATATTGATGATTGACATACTCTATTCTTGGAATTCAACCCCCTGAGTAATGATATTTAGACTTCATAATAATTTGTACAAGAATGCATTTAATAGAATACACTTCAAACCCAGCCAAGCAGAATAAAGAGACAAATAAATGGGATTCAGAGAACTGGGACTTACTTCTCTCACTGAGCTCTTCACTGGGATAAATCCAGAGAGCATCTTACACTCGATCACAGCCATGTTTGATTTCTCCCGAGATCCTGTATATCTGTATAAACAGAGTCACAACAAAGGAAATAAAAGAACAAGCTTTGTTTTCATATTGGGATGATAATGAATGGAAAATACATGGATATGTATATGCAGTGAAAGCTACAGGTGGTGAAAGAGCACAGATTTATACAATAGTGTCACATGGTACAATTAGGGATAGTAAGAACTAGTTGTGGAAGTATGAAGCATATCTATAGTAAGGCTTTTcttgtttaataaaaacaaaggtCTGTCTTGTAACTAATACagattaaagggaatctgtcatgatttttatggtgtagtttttattcctaaatgacactgttttcactgcaaataattcactgtacaatataaaatgtcattcctgaagcagcaagtgtatttagttgtaatattggtgtgtaggtgcatctcagctcattttgcctggtcatgtgatttcagaaagagccagcactttaggatggaactgctttctggcagcctgttgtttctcctactcaatgtaactgaatgtgtctcagtgcgacctggattttactattgagtgctgttcttagatctaccaggcagctgttatcttgtgttagggagctgctatctggttaccttcccattgttctgttgttaggctgctgggggggggaaagggagagggtaatcagtggcgtaactaccggggaagcagggggtgcaattgggccagggcccgcaccctcagggcccccccagcaGTCATACGCCCACTGGAgtcggctgcacggcccgcaccagggcccgcccccacctagttccgtcactgggggtaatatcactccaacttgcagtacagcagtaaagagtgattgaagtttatcagagcacatgactgggggcagctgggaaactgacaatatgtctagccccatgtcagatttcaaaattaaatataaaaaaaatcagtttgctcttttgggaaatggatttcagtgcagaattctgctggagcagcactattaactgatgcgtttttaattttttttccatgacagtatctccTATCCCTCTAAGGAATAATTCACATGCACCAGAGTATGTAAAAGGGAGAATGCTCACTGGGCAGTGATGTTTATCTTTATCACTTTTAATGAACCTTGAGGACATTTGTCTGGTTGTGTCTCCACTCGTACTGAGAAGGTGGCATCACTTCTAGGTGGGGGAATGTTGTATCTCAGGACAGTCTGTGGGACAAGAACAAGGGGTTGGACTGGGAATGGAACAGATTGAGGAACAGTAAGAGAGTGAGTGTCCCCTCACCTGTACATACACACAGCCGCTCCCAGTGACTGACACAGAGAACTCCCCAGGGATATCTGACAGTGAGGATTTCTGTAGCAGGAGGCGGTTAGTGTGATCCACATGGAACTGTTGATGGAATCCAGTCTTGGAACTGACTGTGACTGTTACATCTCCCTTGTCAGTGAATGTGGCCTCGGCATACGTAGCAAGAGCCTGTAGAGCTACAACTGTGTCCTacagataaataatgaaatacagaTGTTAAAggaccaaaaaacaaaaatgtgcgtTGCCTTATTTTAAAGTGTTGACAAGTATAGTTGGAAAAATACAGACAAacagttgaaggattttagtttaGAAATTAAGATGTTTGAGATAAATCGGTGCCTGAGGCtgaatctgaaagaaaaaaactaaagaacTTTGGGAGAAATATTTATGaagacaaatacttttttttgcccAGGACATTTACTTGGTGCTCTTCACAATTACCTGAGTAGAAGAGAATCCCCCATAAGGATTTTGCTGTTTGCTCAGCCAGTTGACTATCTCAGAAGCTTTGCCCAGGTCCTTGTTGGGGCCAGAGAGAAGAGCCAGCAGTACATAGGAGGTCAACTCCACTTCAGCTGAGGGAGCCCGGGACCAGTAGGATAAATCAGAGGGAACTGTGGCAGGTTTCCTCTCCCAGTGTAACTGTCCTTCTGTGGatagaaaattgtatttatattttctattcaGAATGTAGACACGTGACATAACATGAAATGGCTATACACATTATAAACTCAGATATGAGCCATGAATTGCAGAGACTTGAAGGAGGTGCTGCATGATCTGGGCTAATCCTACAGCATCATTGGTCAGTTCAAGGGACAGCAATGCCAAAACATTGAAGTGGTATAAAGGAGTCGTAGAGCAGAAGATTTGTCTTTAAGGTGTTATAAAGATTGTCCTTGCATAGACTGGTCTCCATTAGAgagatataaatgtataaatgcagCACGGGTTGACCAGGCTCTTAGGCTACAGAATGGACAAGTTTGCCCAAGGCTAAATAAGGGGAATTCCAATCTTTTGTCAACATACTAAACCCACGTTTTATTGTTTGTACAGGAGGACATAATTCAAACACTTATTCCTTGTGGAACTAACAATGTGCATCACACACGTCCAATAAACATACCATTCCTTACAGCCTTCTCCTCCAGTTTAGCCAGCAGCATGTCCCTGAGTTCAGTATCGTCACTCAGAGTGAAAGTGTAGGCCAGCAGAGCCTGGGTGTAGACACTACTCACATCTATGGCAGCCTTCCTCAGGCAGGATAAAGCATCTGCAACCATTGAGTTCTACAGGAAGAAACAGGATTAACGGGAACTGGACAGATACATTTTTCCCGCAGCTGGTACAGAGAAAATGCATTACATTCAATAAGAAGAAAATCAAATTCCTTACATATATCAGTCTGTGTAATTTATGATCTAGGCCACTTACCTGGACAGATACACCAGCTTCCAGCAAAGCCATTGTTACATAAGTAGAGAGAGAGACTTGATCATCTATTCCtccctgtaacacacacacatggtGTTGGTACCAATAATACCAGCACAGAAGCCAACACAATAACACTTTCTACTGGTATCATAGCTGAAGTACCTTCATAGCATTATTGAAGAGTCTCCCCACACTCTGGAAGCAGCCACTCTCATTGCGATTGTTCTTCAGCCAAGAGAAAGTTTGGTTTAGGTGACTTTCATCTATGAAGATGTAGGGACGAGCCTTGTTGAAGGACTTCAGTACAAATGCAGTCAGCCTGGGTGAGAAGAATGACAccagggaaaacacatttttgaatttgCTATTGTCAAGCCTGTGACTAAatgtcctagtgacacgaaatgcgttaggcgtgAGATGTTTAACATTTTCTAACTTTTACCAATTATTAGTCTGATCTATGCGTGACCTACtcgagtgccttgctccaacatttgtTAATCTACATACGGATTGTCCACTCTCTTGAgttgagggcctggggcaggagcacctgggccacctatTTAACTTGGTGAGTTAGTCCATTGGCAAAGTGTCAGGCTTAAACATATATATTCTGTTTGCCTAAGCACTCACCATGTATTTCCCTCTTTGTCTCTTTGCCCAAATGCGCTGTATGATCCATCATCCCGTTTGTATATCAGCTGCCTCTGGTACCCTGAACACAAACAGATTTTCCAGTATAAATAATTATGACTTCGTTGTGCTCTTTCTTATTAGTTACATCTCTTTTAACCTATTAGCTTTGTGGATCTGATACATCAGACCTAATAAACTGGATCTATTGTATTTCATTTCTCTTAGATCATTTACACAACCAACTACTGTAATCGAAATAATTGGCATTACCCCAAATTGCCGTGTCCTGTAGAAAAGCATGGGAAACACTCTCTGGGCCATTTACAAAAACTTGGGGCAGAAATGGGGGTCCCATTTAGATCTCATTCGGGCAACACATCTTCCCTTGGTCTGACTGTGTGAACTTCACAAAAATAATTTGGCACAAGGTGTAGACGCAGCATCATGGGGTCCagggcagccctgtccttatctCCTCGGGTCAGGTTATTTGTGCAAAGAACTGTGCAATCatgttgtacagtatatacataaagtataaaaatgaaGGCTTAAATAAGAAGGAGTGAAGGCAAACAGGTATTATGTAAAAAGGATAAGGAATGCACACATTTAAAATAATCTTGATTAAATCCATAAATTCCTCACCACTTTCAAGGAACCCTTTGGCTTTGCTCTGGATCTCAGGGCTCAGTTGGTGAGTCTTTTCAAGATACTGAAGAATAAAAATATTGGGAGCAAAGAGAACCATGTTCTGCTCCCCGCATCCATACGGCATGGCCAGGAGATGGTCCAGGTTCTGCAGGGCTGTTCCCATTATGTCTCCTGTAGGATATAGATAAGAATCCAGCATGACAAGGTGAACACTTCATGCTGTGGTATAGCTTTCTAATCATCCCATGGACTATTCCATACGTTTTGAGTTTGGAGCATTGGTGACATAAGAGCTTTAAACTGAGCATATAAGAAAAAATATGTGAGTGGCCAAGGTAGGCTGATTAGATCATTTGTGTCTCAAGCCTACAATTGGATCATAAGAGAAGTTTATGTAAAACTCCTTGCAGAATATCACataaacaatgtaaataaatCCATACCTGATTTCTAGTAACTCATATCAACCAATTAGACACGAAAATTCTACTTCCTGATTGACCTTTAGGCTTGGCCCCTGGCAGATACCCTGACCTTCCCATATGGGAGCCAGTCATACAGTTGGAGGACACCCACTTTAGAAGGTTACAGAGACAGAAGGCAGAGCTCTAGTACCTAGAACTGTGACGTATGCTCTTTCGGAATTCTTCAGAATATTTTCTGGAACTTTTAGCGATATCTCCTCTGTTTTAGGATGATCTGGAACAATACAGCACATAAATATTGTATGCTcaggaaaatgaaaacatttagacCTGGTTTCCCATTCATACATGGATTTGCCTTTGCTAGTAATTGACATTATACCATGAATAGTTCATCTCACACAGCCACACCCATTTCTTCATATCACCATATGCTTCTTTTTTTGGGGCACAGAATagtataacaaaaatatatatatatttatatcacagcTGTGGTCTATCAAGAGTGGGAGGAATACATCAGAAACACAGTCGTACATTAGGGTTCACATTAGCCTTGTACATTGCAAACTAGTCTtagcatatgttaattagggtcggccagggaaatcacgtgactttttgtcacaaaacaaggaagtaaaaaatgttttcccacccctaatttgcttatgcaaattaggattcggattcggtacggtattcggccgaatctttctcaaaggatttgggggttttgccgaatccaaaatagtggattcggtgcatccctactatttagtctctttgttctcatagaagtaggcaatggccatgaaataggccaactgttttgaagcaggagggaccactgacacctgggcctaccgggagttttcctggtatccctgtgggccagtccgacactgctaaagaGGTACAAATTAAAGgaataccgtcatgggaaaaaatgctctTTTCCAAAATGAGTCCTGCTGCTCCAGcacacttctgcactgaaatctgtttttcaaaaagcaaatggattttttatatttaattttgaaatctgacatggggctagatatattttcccaggtacccccagtcagggcagccatcaggggggacaggggggagagttgtagggggccccgagggtaaggggggcccagccatgccacacttacttgattagccgggcccccacctttctgagagctgctgacttcgggaaggcatggacgtttaaggggccctggccaccaattttcttataatgtggaggggggggctggccaccaattttggccaccaatttttttttctcgtttGGGGTCCTAGccagcaatattttttaatggggggccctggccacaaatgttttttatggggggccctgaccacaaatatctttttattttttattaacatgtgggaaccctagccaccaatatttttttttgtttttttactgtgtggtggggggcagacctgtggggtggggagggtggacctgtaggtggggctttttgggtgcagcccagggggcccaggaaattttgtcgtatggggccctgtgatttctgatggccgtcctgcccccagtcatgtgacttgtgctctgataaatttcagtcactttttactgctgtactgcaagttggagtgatatcaccccctctctcccccccccagcagcctaacaacagaacaatgggaaggtaaccagatagcagctccctaacacaagataacagctgcctggtagatctaagaacaacactcaatagcaaaatccaggtcccactgagacacattcagttatggaatgacattttatattgtacagtgaattatttgcagtgtaaacagtgtcatttagaaaaaaaaactacatcataaaaatcatgacagaatcccttaaacatATTCTTCATCGGACCCATCTTTATCCCATGCACACTGTACCTTCTCCATTTTGGCTGCAGAGCAGAGAATTATGAGATTTTTCTTCCAGTACTCCTCCTGGCTGAGAAAAAAACGTGTATATTAATCAGTTAAAATGGATCTATTGATAGAATTATGTTGTATTTACGTAGTTTATACAATATGTCACAAACAAGGAAACAACCGGACTCTTCAATTACAGTTGTACATTTCAGGATCTTGACATTTTCTAAAGGCCACAGCTTTCCAGGAGACTCACCTGCACCAGTAGAAGCTTAATCACAGTGTCGGATCTCCCCTGCTTAGGGACAATAGGGATTTCATTATTGCACAAGTCCTGAGTATCCAGAGCCTCTGTCTTTACCGTGACATTCACCTCTCCTGGTGacaacaagagaaaaaaaacccaatgaaaatgttgaaaaaattgaAATGGGAAAAGAAAGCAGAGAGAAGAGTAATGTAACAGTGGAACTCTGCAATGACATTACGAAAGACAACCAGCTCCAATACAACAGACCCAGTAAGTATGTTTTAcaccactgatccccaaccagtagctcgtgaggaacatgttgctctccaaccccttggatgttgctcccagtggcctcaaagcaggtgattatttttgaattctaggcttggaggcaagttttggttgtataaaaaccaggtgcactgccaaacagaacctcattgTAGGTTGACATCTCACCCAGGTTGGAGGCTTTAAGGTTCCAGTAGAAGGTCTTGCTTTCCTCTGCACAGACACAGCTGCTAAACTGACAGTCAGTACATGGTTCCTCCTCTAACTCTTGTGATGGCATCAGGGAGGTCTGAACCTGTTATTAAAATGAATAGatcaatttcatttttaaaaaaaatgctgtgtaaaatatacagtaaatggacagagaATGTGATGCTTTGTGAATTTATCTATACCCTCCTGAAGGTGAGAAATTAGATTGTATCGCtgattgttttctgaaaaataactGCTCATTTTTACCTTAAATTCAGCAAGATGTTTGACAAAAGGTTGGCCGAGTggaaataaaagactggaaaagtTGTGCAACGCTAAATAGAGAGGATCCTGGAGAGGGTCTCAGAAGTAAAAATGGAGGGTACCCCACTCTATGACACACTTCGCAAGCAAATATTACAACAATTTAATAATACTGCTCCACAAAGTAAAACTGCAAAGAATTTAGGGATATCATCATCTACAGTACATAATATCATTAAATGATTCAGAGAATCCAAGGGACAAGGCTAAAAGCCAATATTGGGTGCCATGATTTTCAGACCCtcaggcaacactgcattaaaaACAGACCGGTTTTGTAATGGAAATCAGTGCATGGGCTCAGGAATACTCCCCAAATCCATTGTCTGGGAATACAGTTTGCTGTTGCCCCCACAAAAGTTACACCTGTACCATGCAAAGTTGAAACCACAGAAACGCAACCCAGAAACACTGATGCTTCTTCTTGGCCTTGATGCTTTTCTTGGTTTAAAAATTTCCAGTGGTCTCACCaatcaaaatttgaaattctgtTTTTGAAAATCATAGACTCTGAGTCCTCTGGGCTAAAGAGAAGAATGGCTATCCAGCTTGCTATCATTCCACAGTTCAAAAGTCAGTATCAGTATGGGGCTACCTTAGTGCACACAGCATGGGGAGCCTGGACATTGGTGATGGTATGGGGGTGCATTACTTTGTAGACGAGGCATGGAGCACAATGGCTTTAAAAGGGTCATTTGATGTTGTTCTGGAGGGAATGGGGACCTTTGCAGCTGCATATGGTGGTTTTGTTGTGGTTTATGGTATACATGGTTCcttatgaaaagaaaatatattttctaggtACCTTCATACATTCCCTTAGGTAATTAAAGACAGAGGCCTTGAGAGTGAAAGACTCTCCTCGCACCACAGAGTACGGCAGAGTGAGCTCCACAAAGAAGGGCTGGAAGACTCGAAGGGAGGTTGGTGGGGAGATGCCAAATCCACTGGGTCCCATACAGAAAGCTCCAGCATTCCAGTCTGTGATGGTGTCTGGGGCTGAGTGATGGAGCTCTGTTGTACCAGACTCACTGAGGAAGAGGGTGATGAAAAAAGAAGACACAGACATAGAAAGTAACTTGTAGACATTACAGTAGGTCATTTATGGAGAAACCATATATTTAATGCCACCTATTTTATATGAAGTAAATAAATAGGTATACTCCATTCTTTCTTTTCACCAAAAAacaactgtgtagccatgggggcagccattcaagcacaggatacacagtagataacagataagtactactatagtttatataaacaagctgctgtgtagccatgggggcagtactactatagttttatagtttatttttgacgatccctaagcagcctagatcacactgagcatgtgcacagtcttggtcttgcaaagatgtttaacaaagttacaagatggtgaccccctgtggccaacgttgaaagcataaatcatttttttgattTGGTATGTGATACAGTAAGTTCatgattatgtttagtatacaaaatacagcattcccAACCTTATTATACTTTAgactgtacttcccctttaaaagaacaaatattatataaagTCTTATATTCTGCCCCATGTACTGCAAGTCTGCTTTATCTCAACCCTCCACTTCTGAGTCATTGCATTATTCATTCCCTATATCCCCTGGCACTCACCCCACAGGTAGCAGCTCCCATATCCATGTCTCTGGAAAGTAGGATCGGATCATTTCAACTGACTCAGACTCTGCTTCTGGGATCTCTGCTTCTGGGACCACAATAGGTCTAACTACCCTTGCATTGCGGGGTATCCAATGGACGTGGTAGTTCAATTCTGCACAGGTAACAGAATAAACAAATGTGTTACTGTTTATTAAAAGTTGGTGCTCAAGGCACACTGTAAAAAGtcatattttgctttataatGGGCTGAATTACCCTACAAATAAAGGTCATTGCTGACTGGGGATGCCTATGAGTCGGTTTCTTGTTGTGCCAATAAGGGTGGCAGTgattgactgtctatggcaccttacagctgGAGTTTATATACAGATTGTCCTGGTCTGGTGGGGTGCACAATTAAAGCTATATAACTAAATAGTCTGATTTTTTACAATAACTATCCATTTGGGGTTTCACCAGTCTATCCAGTAAGCAGCAGCCCTGCTTGATTTCTAGTTATGATTATGAAGTGaggatatataaaatgtataaatggtcTCACCAGCTGAGCGGTCTTGAGTTTGTACTTCATACTTTCtcttaataaaataatcatatgGACACTTCTCAGGATTCATAATGTCAGCGCTGGTGATGATTTTTAGTCGCAAGTTCTGAAATCAAAAGGAGCACAGGTAGAAGCCAATAGTTGTTCCATGTcacaaactgttctaaatgttaAGCCTAGTACCTCAAAGAGACTGAAAACATAAACTTTCTCTGCTCTAAAGCGTCTGGAAAGTCTACTATGCGATGGACAGATGTATTCATAGGCtcgatcatcatcatcatctccaaGCTCAGGGGAGAGGAAGAGACCATGAATCTGGAAAACAGGGAGACAGAGGCCGGTTACAAGCTAGTTTACTGCTGTCCCTATTGTAGTTGCCTTGGGTAACCTGAAAGTTCTAAGCTCGGTTCTAGTTCTGATAAACCATGGAAATTATAACCCCAGTGACCTGTGCCTAACACTGTAGACTTTTGTGAACCAAATATTTGTTGAGCAGGCACTCagatgaaggcaatcttccacagccttacgcatttcatgtaaCACTTAGCCATAGACTGTAGACTTTTCTGCCTGCCTTTACTTTActggtcatttatgaacacaagtgcagAGAAGACCTGTACCTACAACATTTATATTGATCAAGTGGTAAGTACAATGTACTGGGACTTGAGTACACTACATTTTGTAAAGATTTCAATAACACCTGTGTACTGCCCCTTATTTCATAGTCAATAGTTGAGGAAAGATACCTGTTATTCAATTTGTTATTTACAGCACCTTGAGTAATGCTTGAATTGGTTGGTGCCGTTTAATCAGCTGCATCCAGGCAAGTGAATGTTCATACCTGTACATATGCATCTCTTAGGCTTGATTCCAGATAAAGATAAGAATATATCTTACCTTATCAGCTGTCAGTTCTTTGTCAGGTTTCATTAGCACCACACTCTGATCCACCACTCTCAGGCCACAGAGGGACCCGGCATCTGCCTGAACTCGTAGGGAAACATCTGATCCTGGTAGAACTTCATCTGGGGAgaacccaactgatatctggacaGGAAGACAAAGCATTCAGATTTAACCCAACCCAGATATTCACTCTTTCAATTAATAATCCCACTCCCTAAAAACTGCACTAATCACCCCTATACTGTCACCTGACCACTTTTCTACTTCCTACAGCCTTCAGGATAAGAGACTGGTGTTTAACCATGTGCTGGTGCTTACTGTAGCCCCTACACATTTAGCCATGCTCACCACACTCACCAAAATGCACAGAATCCACATGACTCTCAAATTACGTTCTCACTGCCAAGGCCAAGCCAACATCTCCAACTAATAGTTATAAAGAGCTCAGCTTTTCACACTATCAACCGTTCATC
This sequence is a window from Xenopus laevis strain J_2021 chromosome 7S, Xenopus_laevis_v10.1, whole genome shotgun sequence. Protein-coding genes within it:
- the MGC68875 gene encoding uncharacterized protein LOC379686 isoform X1 — translated: MLLRALHVGLLLLLQLSATLEAKLQYAVIFPAEMVFPRSEQACVHLEGAEGESQIQLTLHMGKSNTTVIEKSSQQESYFNCVTFKVPPPSKGKKEVATMQVTIQSGGETISNSSKVLVKRARTNLFIQTDKAVYKPGQTVRFRVVSLNENLQPGEGQVPTIELQDPGKNRIGQWLNTSLQQGIAELSLPLSSEPSFGEYSIRVKDTVHVFSVEEYVLPRFEVILQLPRVIAVNSNQFPVKICARYTYGKPVQGTYKVNVCRRTYTYWLSRYPLCADFTGKLNETGCSTLDVSSSNFRLQFRFWQISLEATCLVTEDGTGIEISASGKSKISTKLTIVSFLDVDNTFKPGIPYRGTVRVVDASDTPIPKQLVYLINAGGLVNQTLVTDENGLAPFKLENTAEWKGEIYLMAETLKEKPDPADFYKYLTYGSANLRIRRFYSRSKSFIKIHAQKGELPCQGQKEVWVEYLIKRTRLGKRAKHLELHYLVVSKGAIKHSDFLEVPINKEEEVQRGEVPIKLRLSTDFSPTLRVLIYILLPGGEMVADTAAFKLQKCFRNKISVGFSPDEVLPGSDVSLRVQADAGSLCGLRVVDQSVVLMKPDKELTADKIHGLFLSPELGDDDDDRAYEYICPSHSRLSRRFRAEKVYVFSLFENLRLKIITSADIMNPEKCPYDYFIKRKYEVQTQDRSAELNYHVHWIPRNARVVRPIVVPEAEIPEAESESVEMIRSYFPETWIWELLPVGESGTTELHHSAPDTITDWNAGAFCMGPSGFGISPPTSLRVFQPFFVELTLPYSVVRGESFTLKASVFNYLRECMKVQTSLMPSQELEEEPCTDCQFSSCVCAEESKTFYWNLKASNLGEVNVTVKTEALDTQDLCNNEIPIVPKQGRSDTVIKLLLVQPGGVLEEKSHNSLLCSQNGEDHPKTEEISLKVPENILKNSERAYVTVLGDIMGTALQNLDHLLAMPYGCGEQNMVLFAPNIFILQYLEKTHQLSPEIQSKAKGFLESGYQRQLIYKRDDGSYSAFGQRDKEGNTWLTAFVLKSFNKARPYIFIDESHLNQTFSWLKNNRNESGCFQSVGRLFNNAMKGGIDDQVSLSTYVTMALLEAGVSVQNSMVADALSCLRKAAIDVSSVYTQALLAYTFTLSDDTELRDMLLAKLEEKAVRNEGQLHWERKPATVPSDLSYWSRAPSAEVELTSYVLLALLSGPNKDLGKASEIVNWLSKQQNPYGGFSSTQDTVVALQALATYAEATFTDKGDVTVTVSSKTGFHQQFHVDHTNRLLLQKSSLSDIPGEFSVSVTGSGCVYVQTVLRYNIPPPRSDATFSVRVETQPDKCPQGSLKVIKINITAQYTGSREKSNMAVIECKMLSGFIPVKSSVRELEKSKTIKRSEIQTDMVTLYLDELRHEPLHLSFMVEQDIVVKNLKPATIKVYDYYETGEEAVAEYNSPCSSGESPPPTPYNEFTGVHIPMEQTF